The following proteins are encoded in a genomic region of Catellatospora sp. TT07R-123:
- a CDS encoding GNAT family N-acetyltransferase, with product MSSLLTAGVAGRGNLAIRRFPTLTVQTPRLDVRPLTAADADPVTDIFADKLTQRWLPFPQEFGEIEGRSWCTEMAAERRDSGMGDHYGIVRREDQQLVGCLWTKRTDWVGRVTEISYAIAPDARGLGIGPEAVDVLTLALVLEHGFQRIELRVAPGNTASRRVAEKAGFTYEGLLRNAGYVHSGRVDLEVWSIVAADLR from the coding sequence ATGTCGAGCCTTTTGACCGCAGGTGTGGCCGGGCGAGGCAACCTCGCCATCCGCCGTTTCCCGACGCTCACGGTGCAGACGCCGCGGCTGGACGTGCGGCCGCTGACCGCCGCCGACGCGGACCCGGTGACCGACATCTTCGCCGACAAGCTCACCCAGCGGTGGCTGCCGTTCCCGCAGGAGTTCGGCGAGATCGAGGGCCGGTCGTGGTGCACCGAGATGGCGGCCGAGCGGCGCGACAGCGGCATGGGCGACCACTACGGCATCGTGCGGCGCGAGGACCAGCAGCTGGTCGGGTGCCTGTGGACCAAGCGCACCGACTGGGTCGGCCGGGTCACCGAGATCTCGTACGCGATCGCGCCGGACGCGCGCGGCCTGGGCATCGGCCCTGAGGCCGTCGACGTGCTCACCCTGGCGCTGGTGCTGGAGCACGGCTTCCAGCGCATCGAGCTGCGGGTCGCGCCGGGCAACACCGCCTCGCGGCGGGTGGCCGAGAAGGCGGGCTTCACCTACGAGGGCCTGCTGCGCAACGCCGGGTACGTGCACAGCGGCCGGGTCGACCTGGAGGTCTGGTCGATAGTCGCCGCCGACCTGCGCTGA
- a CDS encoding SURF1 family protein, whose amino-acid sequence MRSLLTPRWLGIFLAALLASFVMVLLGRWQWSRYELRSAINDRIDASTVVAPVPVRDVLGAPGTAPDADHAWTRVTATGQYDPSQEILLRNRTVEGEVGYEVLTPLRLPDGTALLVDRGWVKPNPHGIDIAPDVPAAPAGTVTVVGRVHLSESSPGAIQQRLGRWETRRAAVGPIAAKLPYPVLGAYVLADSGTPGAQGLTAIPVGHENAWLNLGYAVQWWIFSVGALVGVALLARKDLRELSAPADEPAPAPALT is encoded by the coding sequence GTGCGCTCCCTCCTGACCCCCCGCTGGCTGGGAATCTTCCTCGCCGCCCTGCTCGCCTCGTTCGTGATGGTGCTGCTCGGCCGCTGGCAGTGGAGCCGGTACGAGCTGCGCTCCGCCATCAACGACCGCATCGACGCCAGCACCGTCGTCGCTCCCGTCCCGGTCCGCGACGTGCTCGGCGCGCCCGGCACCGCCCCCGACGCCGACCACGCCTGGACCCGCGTCACCGCCACCGGCCAGTACGACCCGAGCCAGGAGATCCTCCTGCGCAACCGCACCGTCGAGGGCGAGGTCGGCTACGAGGTGCTCACCCCGCTGCGGCTGCCCGACGGCACCGCGCTGCTGGTCGACCGGGGCTGGGTGAAGCCGAACCCGCACGGCATCGACATCGCCCCCGACGTCCCCGCCGCCCCCGCCGGAACGGTCACCGTGGTCGGCCGGGTGCACCTGAGCGAGTCCTCGCCCGGCGCGATCCAGCAGCGGCTGGGCCGCTGGGAGACCCGGCGCGCGGCGGTCGGCCCGATCGCGGCCAAGCTGCCGTACCCGGTGCTGGGGGCGTACGTCCTCGCCGATTCCGGCACCCCCGGCGCCCAGGGCCTCACCGCGATCCCGGTCGGCCACGAGAACGCCTGGCTCAACCTCGGCTACGCCGTCCAGTGGTGGATCTTCTCGGTCGGCGCCCTGGTCGGCGTCGCCCTGCTCGCCCGCAAGGACCTGCGCGAGCTGTCCGCCCCCGCCGACGAACCCGCGCCCGCCCCTGCCCTGACGTAA
- a CDS encoding dipeptidase — protein sequence MTTLTVDQLRAAIERELPGVRADLEALVRIPGIAFDGFDFAPLERSAQAVADLLRGVGLEVEVSRVGDGHPAVIGRRPAPPGAPTVLLYAHHDVQPVGDLSKWESDPFEPTERDGRLYGRGAADDKAGVMAHVAALRAFGCGTADDQLPLGVVVFIEGEEEFGSDSLPALLEKHRAELTADVIVIADSGNWDIGVPALTTSLRGIVNSFVDVKVLNSAVHSGMYGGPVPDALTVMCRLLATLHDDNGDVAVPGLVSKTAAPLDYPEDRYRAEAGILDGVELIGTGRIVDRMWTKPSLSVLGIDAPRTAEAPNALVPSARAKLSMRLAPGDDPKSAYQALQAHLEKHIPWGAQVSFEFEHDGNPCVIDATGKYFDAARSAFATAWDGTEPVEIGVGGSIPFIATFQEVYPQASILVTGVEDPNAKAHGPNESLHLGEFARVCLAEALLLHNVAEAAKS from the coding sequence ATGACGACCCTCACTGTTGACCAGCTGCGCGCTGCGATCGAGCGCGAGCTGCCGGGCGTACGCGCCGACCTGGAGGCCCTGGTCCGTATCCCCGGCATCGCCTTCGACGGCTTCGACTTCGCCCCGCTGGAGCGCTCGGCCCAGGCAGTGGCCGACCTGCTGCGCGGTGTCGGCCTGGAGGTCGAGGTCAGCCGCGTCGGCGACGGCCACCCGGCTGTCATCGGCCGCCGCCCGGCCCCGCCCGGTGCGCCCACCGTGCTGCTGTACGCCCACCATGACGTTCAGCCCGTCGGCGACCTGAGCAAGTGGGAGTCGGACCCGTTCGAGCCCACCGAGCGGGACGGCCGGCTCTACGGCCGCGGCGCCGCCGACGACAAGGCCGGGGTGATGGCGCACGTGGCGGCGCTGCGCGCGTTCGGTTGCGGCACCGCCGACGACCAGCTGCCGCTCGGCGTGGTCGTGTTCATCGAGGGCGAGGAGGAGTTCGGCTCGGACTCGCTGCCCGCGCTGCTCGAAAAGCACCGCGCCGAGCTGACCGCCGACGTCATCGTCATCGCCGACTCCGGCAACTGGGACATCGGCGTGCCCGCGCTGACGACGTCGCTGCGCGGCATCGTCAACTCGTTCGTCGACGTGAAGGTGCTGAACTCGGCCGTGCACAGCGGCATGTACGGCGGCCCGGTCCCCGACGCGCTGACCGTGATGTGCCGCCTGCTGGCGACGCTGCACGACGACAACGGTGACGTGGCGGTGCCGGGCCTGGTCAGCAAGACCGCCGCGCCGCTGGACTACCCGGAGGACCGGTACCGGGCCGAGGCCGGGATCCTCGACGGCGTCGAGCTGATCGGCACCGGCCGCATCGTCGACCGGATGTGGACCAAGCCGTCGCTGTCGGTGCTCGGCATCGACGCGCCGCGCACCGCCGAGGCGCCCAACGCGCTGGTGCCGTCGGCGCGGGCGAAGCTGAGCATGCGGCTGGCGCCCGGGGACGACCCGAAGTCGGCGTACCAGGCGCTCCAGGCGCACCTGGAGAAGCACATCCCGTGGGGTGCGCAGGTCAGCTTCGAGTTCGAGCACGACGGCAACCCGTGCGTGATCGACGCGACCGGCAAGTACTTCGACGCCGCCCGCTCGGCGTTCGCCACGGCCTGGGACGGCACCGAGCCGGTGGAGATCGGGGTGGGCGGGTCGATCCCGTTCATCGCGACGTTCCAGGAGGTGTACCCGCAGGCGTCCATCCTGGTCACCGGGGTGGAGGACCCGAACGCGAAGGCGCACGGCCCGAACGAGAGCCTGCACCTGGGCGAGTTCGCCCGGGTCTGCCTGGCCGAGGCCCTGCTCCTGCACAACGTCGCCGAGGCCGCCAAGTCCTGA
- a CDS encoding uridine kinase encodes MTPAETAALVRAAPPKLGRTRLVLVDGPSASGKTMFAALLARELAAPGADAAGPVETVHTDDLLDGWDDQFTYWPRLRRQVLTPLRHGAPGGYHPFDWQLGRFGTEWVTVWPADVVIVEGVGAARAEARPWASLSVYVHAPAALRRARSILRDGPGMQGVLRVWRHREQIHFAADATAAQADLRVDGSG; translated from the coding sequence GTGACCCCGGCGGAGACCGCCGCGCTGGTGCGGGCCGCGCCGCCGAAGCTGGGCCGCACCCGGCTGGTGCTGGTCGACGGGCCGAGCGCATCGGGCAAGACGATGTTCGCGGCCCTGCTCGCACGCGAGCTGGCGGCACCGGGTGCGGACGCGGCCGGGCCGGTGGAGACGGTGCACACCGACGATCTGCTGGACGGGTGGGACGACCAGTTCACGTACTGGCCCCGGCTGCGGCGGCAGGTGCTGACCCCGCTGCGCCACGGTGCGCCGGGCGGCTACCACCCGTTCGACTGGCAGCTCGGCAGGTTCGGCACGGAGTGGGTCACGGTGTGGCCCGCCGACGTCGTCATCGTCGAGGGCGTCGGGGCGGCGCGGGCCGAGGCGCGGCCGTGGGCGTCGCTGTCGGTGTACGTGCACGCTCCGGCCGCGTTGCGCCGCGCCCGCAGCATCCTGCGCGACGGCCCCGGCATGCAGGGCGTCCTGCGGGTATGGCGCCACCGCGAGCAGATCCACTTCGCCGCCGACGCCACCGCGGCCCAGGCCGACCTGCGTGTCGACGGATCCGGGTAG
- a CDS encoding cobyric acid synthase: MSGILIAGTTSDAGKSVLTAGVCRWLHRRGVRVAPFKAQNMSNNSAVVVDATGRGGEIGRAQALQAVAAGQAPQVRFNPVLLKPGSDHSSQVVLLGQAVDTIDAADFRRLKTAMSGAAYTAFDELSREYDVVVCEGAGSPTEINLREHDYVNMGLARHGNLPTVVVGDIDRGGVFAAMFGTVALLDAADQALVAGFVVNKFRGSRELLQPGLDMIEKATGRTVYGVLPFDVDLWLDAEDALAYGKVLGRPAPARGTEWLRVAVVRLPHISNATDAEALACEPGVSVRLTVEPAELAEADLVVLPGTKATVADLRWLRDTGLAGAVTAHAARGKPLLGLCGGFQMLGEQITDEVESRRGAVDGLGLLPVRIAFAPDKVLSRPAGSALGAPVRGYEIHHGRVSHRDPGLAPLITYDGGEPEGAAAGNVFGTHWHGAFESDEFRRRFLTLAAGIAGRHGFAAAPDTSFAALREATVDRLGDLVEEHLDTGALWRLIEQGPPRGLPFLPPGAPA, from the coding sequence ATGAGCGGGATCTTGATCGCCGGCACCACCTCCGACGCCGGCAAGAGCGTGCTCACCGCCGGGGTGTGCCGCTGGCTGCACCGGCGCGGCGTGCGCGTGGCCCCGTTCAAGGCGCAGAACATGTCCAACAACTCGGCCGTGGTCGTCGACGCGACCGGGCGCGGCGGCGAGATCGGACGGGCGCAGGCGCTCCAGGCCGTCGCCGCCGGGCAGGCGCCCCAGGTGCGGTTCAATCCGGTGCTGCTCAAGCCCGGCAGCGACCACAGCAGCCAGGTGGTGCTGCTCGGCCAGGCCGTCGACACCATCGACGCGGCCGACTTCCGGCGCCTGAAGACCGCGATGTCGGGCGCGGCCTACACCGCCTTCGACGAGCTCTCCCGGGAGTACGACGTGGTCGTGTGCGAGGGAGCGGGCAGCCCCACCGAGATCAACCTGCGCGAGCACGACTACGTGAACATGGGCCTGGCCCGGCACGGGAACCTGCCCACCGTCGTCGTCGGCGACATCGACCGGGGCGGCGTCTTCGCCGCCATGTTCGGCACCGTCGCGCTGCTGGACGCCGCCGACCAGGCGCTGGTCGCAGGTTTCGTGGTCAACAAGTTCCGCGGCTCGCGCGAGCTGCTCCAACCCGGCCTCGACATGATCGAGAAGGCGACCGGCCGCACCGTGTACGGCGTGCTGCCCTTCGACGTGGACCTGTGGCTCGACGCCGAGGACGCCCTCGCGTACGGCAAGGTGCTCGGGCGCCCCGCCCCGGCCCGGGGCACCGAATGGCTGCGCGTGGCCGTGGTCCGGCTGCCGCACATCTCCAACGCCACCGACGCCGAGGCGCTGGCCTGCGAACCGGGCGTCAGCGTCCGGCTCACCGTGGAACCGGCCGAACTCGCCGAGGCCGACCTGGTCGTGCTGCCCGGCACCAAGGCCACCGTGGCCGACCTGCGCTGGCTGCGCGACACCGGGCTGGCCGGTGCCGTCACCGCGCACGCCGCACGGGGCAAGCCCCTGCTGGGCCTGTGCGGCGGCTTCCAGATGCTCGGCGAGCAGATCACCGACGAGGTGGAGAGCCGCCGCGGCGCCGTCGACGGGCTCGGGCTGCTGCCGGTGCGGATCGCGTTCGCGCCGGACAAGGTGCTGTCCCGCCCGGCCGGGTCGGCGCTGGGGGCACCGGTGCGCGGGTACGAGATCCACCACGGGCGGGTGTCCCACCGCGACCCGGGCCTCGCCCCGCTCATCACGTACGACGGCGGCGAACCCGAGGGCGCGGCCGCGGGCAACGTCTTCGGCACCCACTGGCACGGCGCGTTCGAGTCCGACGAGTTCCGCCGCCGCTTCCTCACCCTCGCCGCCGGGATCGCCGGGCGGCACGGCTTCGCCGCCGCCCCCGACACCAGCTTCGCCGCCCTGCGCGAGGCGACCGTCGACCGGCTCGGCGACCTGGTGGAGGAGCACCTGGACACCGGGGCGCTGTGGCGGCTCATCGAGCAGGGCCCACCGCGCGGCCTGCCGTTCCTGCCTCCGGGCGCACCCGCGTGA
- the ssb gene encoding single-stranded DNA-binding protein, with the protein MFDTYVTVVGNALTAPEWRRTQQSGQLVANFKVASTARRLDRATGRWVDSNSLRVRVNCWRRLAEGVASSVMIGDPVVVTGRLYTRDWMDEEGQHRVMYELEAVAVGHDLSRGRGRFARTKPGSGTSAVEDGTAESRVGGEETSAAPELRVGPDPDDPLFADEFGDAFGLDPVASLRGGGLTAELVGGRPIGEEDEDDDLDDADDEHPAARDRVPVGV; encoded by the coding sequence GTGTTCGATACGTATGTCACGGTTGTCGGGAATGCGCTCACGGCGCCGGAGTGGCGGCGTACGCAGCAGTCCGGGCAGCTCGTGGCGAACTTCAAGGTCGCCTCGACCGCGCGGCGGCTCGACCGGGCCACCGGCCGCTGGGTCGACAGCAACAGCCTGCGGGTGCGGGTGAACTGCTGGCGGCGCCTGGCCGAGGGCGTGGCCAGCTCCGTCATGATCGGCGACCCGGTGGTCGTCACCGGCCGCCTCTACACCCGCGACTGGATGGACGAGGAGGGTCAGCACCGCGTCATGTACGAGCTGGAGGCGGTGGCGGTCGGCCACGACCTGTCCCGGGGGCGGGGGCGGTTCGCGCGTACCAAGCCGGGCAGCGGCACCAGCGCCGTCGAGGACGGCACCGCCGAGTCCCGGGTGGGCGGGGAGGAGACCTCGGCCGCGCCCGAGCTGCGGGTCGGGCCCGACCCCGACGACCCGCTGTTCGCCGACGAGTTCGGCGACGCGTTCGGGCTGGACCCGGTCGCGTCGCTGCGCGGCGGCGGCCTGACCGCCGAGCTGGTCGGCGGCCGCCCGATCGGCGAGGAGGACGAGGACGACGACCTCGACGACGCCGACGACGAGCACCCCGCCGCGCGCGACCGCGTGCCGGTCGGGGTGTAG
- a CDS encoding alpha/beta hydrolase, with protein MQTDIASDQIDILGEPYRQRIIELPDDDQGRVVATLVSRRAPQPTTRAVLYVHGFNDYFFQTHLADFFIERGYDFYALDLRKYGRSLLEHQTPNFTRSMDEYFPELDAAARIIRETDGHETMVVAAHSTGGLITALWAQARGDDSGIAALLFNSPFFDFNAPWLMRRPAVSAVGSLARRAPYRVIPLKVPRLYGRSIHRDHDGEWDFRVDWKPVAGFPVRVAWIKAIRAGQQRLHAGLDLRMPIFVACATRSYRLHSWTDAAHESDAVLDVDHIVRWAPALGRHLTLVRIDGGKHDLTLSRRPARDAFFAESDRWLKTYVHG; from the coding sequence GTGCAGACCGACATCGCGAGCGACCAGATCGACATCCTCGGCGAGCCCTACCGGCAGCGCATCATCGAACTACCCGACGACGACCAGGGCCGGGTCGTCGCGACGCTGGTGAGCCGCCGCGCGCCGCAGCCCACCACGCGCGCGGTGCTCTACGTGCACGGCTTCAACGACTACTTCTTCCAGACGCACCTGGCGGACTTCTTCATCGAGCGCGGCTACGACTTCTACGCCCTCGATCTGCGCAAGTACGGCCGCAGCCTGCTGGAGCACCAGACGCCGAACTTCACCCGCAGCATGGACGAGTACTTCCCCGAGCTCGACGCCGCTGCCCGGATCATCCGGGAGACCGACGGCCACGAGACGATGGTGGTCGCGGCGCACTCGACCGGCGGCCTGATCACCGCGCTGTGGGCGCAGGCGCGCGGCGACGACAGCGGCATCGCGGCGCTGCTGTTCAACAGCCCGTTCTTCGACTTCAACGCGCCCTGGCTGATGCGCCGCCCCGCCGTCAGCGCGGTCGGCTCACTGGCCCGGCGCGCGCCGTACCGCGTGATCCCGCTGAAGGTGCCCCGGCTGTACGGCCGCAGCATCCACCGCGACCACGACGGCGAGTGGGACTTCCGGGTGGACTGGAAGCCCGTCGCCGGGTTCCCGGTGCGGGTGGCCTGGATCAAGGCGATCCGGGCCGGGCAGCAGCGCCTGCACGCGGGCCTGGACCTGCGGATGCCGATCTTCGTCGCCTGCGCCACCCGGTCCTACCGGCTGCACAGCTGGACCGACGCCGCGCACGAGTCCGACGCGGTGCTCGACGTGGACCACATCGTGCGCTGGGCGCCCGCGCTGGGCCGCCACCTGACCCTGGTGCGCATCGACGGCGGCAAGCACGACCTGACCCTGTCGCGGCGCCCGGCCAGGGACGCGTTCTTCGCCGAGTCCGACCGCTGGCTGAAGACCTACGTCCACGGCTGA
- a CDS encoding winged helix-turn-helix domain-containing protein: MPVAKADYRRIADAITEKIKSGELSPGEKLPSTAQLADQYDVSPATVYRAVSLLHDRDLVIGHPGKGVFVAGATA; encoded by the coding sequence ATGCCTGTCGCCAAAGCGGATTACCGCCGGATCGCCGACGCGATCACAGAGAAGATCAAGAGCGGCGAGCTGTCGCCGGGCGAGAAGCTGCCCAGCACCGCGCAGCTCGCCGACCAGTACGACGTGAGCCCTGCCACCGTCTATCGTGCGGTGTCGCTTCTCCACGATCGTGACCTGGTGATCGGTCACCCCGGCAAGGGTGTCTTCGTGGCCGGGGCGACCGCGTAG
- a CDS encoding pentapeptide repeat-containing protein: MLPEPLSATEQAVVEGFRTGTVVDLSGSDDRDVRAEVLRGLLLAGPGGEPSRLSRLRLTGARIAGPLDLDHSQVDTSIALHDCVFTDRISCYGTILRHVDLKGCRFPGLLASYAVFAGTLNLRDSHSSATVHLIGARIDGSLILNRAQLSDAQLALSGTRLSVGVDILAQGGFTCHGELRLNDAEIGGALRWEGAALRNPGGKALFAPDIKVGAVANLCDGFSVDGAVRMSYAQIRSRLCFDGAWLAGDAQPLIDLRHLEARELVLLPTGPIDGEVDLRNARLGVLRDDPATWPKRLRLTGASYEILSGTHLGAGRLPWLRRDPDGYQPQAYEQLAAVYRRAGHEPDARAVALANQRHRRSTLGLLGRLWGHAQDLLIGYGYRPRRAVLALALLATVGTVAFALHPPVAAVPAEAPVFNPFVYTADLLMPLIDFGQEQAFHPRPPLTWLAYALILSGWILATTVAAAATRLLRRD, translated from the coding sequence GTGCTTCCTGAACCGTTGAGCGCCACCGAGCAGGCCGTGGTCGAAGGCTTCCGCACCGGCACCGTCGTGGACCTGTCCGGCTCCGACGACCGGGACGTACGGGCCGAGGTGCTGCGCGGCCTGCTGCTGGCCGGGCCCGGCGGCGAACCGAGCCGGCTGTCCCGCCTGCGGCTGACCGGCGCCCGGATCGCCGGCCCGCTCGACCTCGACCACAGCCAGGTCGACACCTCGATCGCCCTGCACGACTGCGTCTTCACCGACCGGATCAGCTGCTACGGCACTATCCTGCGCCACGTCGACCTGAAGGGCTGCCGGTTCCCGGGCCTGCTGGCGTCGTACGCGGTGTTCGCGGGCACGCTCAACCTGCGCGACAGCCACAGCAGCGCGACCGTGCACCTGATCGGCGCGCGGATCGACGGCTCGCTGATCCTCAACCGCGCCCAGCTGTCCGACGCGCAGCTGGCCCTGTCCGGCACCCGGCTCTCCGTCGGCGTCGACATCCTGGCCCAGGGCGGGTTCACCTGCCACGGCGAGCTGCGGCTCAACGACGCGGAGATCGGCGGGGCGCTGCGGTGGGAGGGCGCCGCGCTGCGCAACCCCGGCGGCAAGGCGCTGTTCGCCCCGGACATCAAGGTCGGGGCGGTGGCCAATCTGTGCGACGGGTTCAGCGTCGACGGGGCGGTGCGGATGTCGTACGCCCAGATCCGCAGTCGGCTCTGCTTCGACGGCGCGTGGCTGGCCGGCGACGCGCAACCCCTGATCGACCTGCGCCACCTGGAGGCCCGCGAGCTGGTCCTGCTGCCGACCGGCCCGATCGACGGCGAGGTCGACCTGCGCAACGCGCGCCTGGGCGTGCTGCGCGACGACCCGGCCACCTGGCCGAAGCGCCTCCGGCTCACCGGGGCGAGCTACGAGATCCTGTCCGGCACGCACCTGGGCGCCGGGCGGTTGCCGTGGCTGCGGCGCGATCCCGACGGCTACCAGCCGCAGGCGTACGAGCAGCTCGCCGCCGTCTATCGCCGGGCCGGGCACGAGCCGGACGCGCGCGCCGTGGCGCTGGCCAACCAGCGGCACCGCCGCAGCACGCTCGGGCTGCTGGGACGGCTGTGGGGCCACGCCCAGGACCTGCTCATCGGGTACGGCTACCGTCCGCGCCGCGCCGTGCTGGCCCTGGCGCTGCTGGCCACGGTCGGCACGGTCGCGTTCGCGCTGCACCCGCCGGTGGCGGCGGTGCCCGCCGAGGCGCCGGTGTTCAACCCGTTCGTCTATACGGCAGACCTGCTGATGCCGCTGATCGACTTCGGACAGGAGCAGGCGTTCCATCCCCGGCCCCCGCTGACCTGGCTCGCGTACGCGCTGATCCTGAGCGGTTGGATCCTGGCCACCACCGTGGCCGCCGCCGCGACCCGGCTGCTGCGCCGCGACTGA
- a CDS encoding pitrilysin family protein: MLHTTEVDGVPTLVAPTSGPMNVGLVFRVGQADETLAVHGITHLVEHLALHDSGLSDYHYNGATASVYTHFHMQGTEADVVTYLGKVTSALRSLPMHRLDTEKEILRTEARTRGGFPSMPLWRYGAQGYGLPSYPEWGLFRLRPDDLRSWVDTYFTRENAVLWIAGGGVPAGLRLDLPGGVRRPLPAATSALPVTPAYFSGDDASVLHSAVVRRSTPARVYADVLERALYRELRQEGGFSYTASTSYDPRGDGYATITAYADALPEKQGAVLGGFVDVLARMRLGRIEERDLTSVRTKTLEGLNHPEIEAARLPSHALNLLTGQPAQSVEQLRAELAAVTLDQVREVAVEAAGTALLQTPERGQADWAGFADAPTASAAVAEGSRYVSIEDPQYAVAVGPDAVSFVRPDQCQTVRYDECAAMLMWPDGARRLIGTDGIVVHLEPTLWRLSGPGLGVLDQAVHPSRHIPMPARDPDSIPQPGPGVDASGRRKDPSAVTSGRNVTEIAGMVVLGLLSACCAFLVLAFTLYLTDTTEQVEAADWQALACFGVGTALFAVPLFLIVRMRRRRR, translated from the coding sequence GTGCTGCACACCACCGAGGTCGACGGGGTTCCCACGCTGGTCGCGCCGACGTCCGGGCCGATGAACGTCGGCCTGGTCTTCCGGGTCGGGCAGGCCGACGAGACGCTGGCCGTGCACGGCATCACGCACCTGGTCGAGCACCTGGCGCTGCACGACAGCGGCCTGTCGGACTACCACTACAACGGGGCGACCGCGTCGGTCTACACCCACTTCCACATGCAGGGCACCGAGGCCGACGTGGTGACGTACCTCGGCAAGGTGACCTCCGCGCTGCGCAGTCTGCCGATGCACCGGCTCGACACGGAGAAGGAGATCCTGCGCACCGAGGCCCGCACCCGTGGGGGCTTCCCGTCGATGCCGTTGTGGCGCTACGGCGCGCAGGGCTACGGCCTGCCCAGCTACCCCGAGTGGGGCCTGTTCCGGCTGCGGCCCGACGACCTGCGGTCGTGGGTGGACACGTACTTCACCCGCGAGAACGCCGTGCTGTGGATCGCGGGCGGCGGCGTGCCCGCCGGGCTGCGGCTGGACCTGCCCGGCGGCGTGCGCCGCCCGCTGCCCGCGGCCACCTCGGCGCTGCCGGTCACGCCCGCCTACTTCAGCGGCGACGACGCCAGCGTGCTGCACAGCGCGGTGGTGCGCCGCAGCACGCCGGCCCGGGTCTACGCCGACGTGCTGGAGCGCGCGCTCTACCGCGAGCTGCGGCAGGAGGGCGGCTTCTCCTACACCGCCTCCACCTCGTACGACCCGCGCGGCGACGGCTACGCCACGATCACCGCGTACGCCGACGCGCTGCCGGAGAAGCAGGGCGCGGTGCTGGGCGGGTTCGTCGACGTGCTGGCCCGGATGCGGCTGGGCCGCATCGAGGAGCGCGACCTGACGTCGGTGCGTACCAAGACGCTGGAAGGCCTGAACCACCCGGAGATCGAGGCCGCCCGGCTGCCCTCGCACGCGCTGAACCTGCTCACCGGCCAGCCCGCGCAGAGCGTCGAGCAGCTGCGCGCCGAGCTCGCCGCCGTGACGCTGGACCAGGTGCGCGAGGTCGCGGTCGAGGCGGCGGGCACCGCCCTGTTGCAGACCCCGGAGCGGGGGCAGGCCGACTGGGCCGGGTTCGCCGACGCGCCGACCGCCTCGGCCGCCGTCGCCGAAGGCAGCCGCTACGTCTCCATCGAGGACCCGCAGTACGCCGTCGCGGTCGGCCCCGACGCGGTGAGCTTCGTCCGGCCCGACCAGTGCCAGACGGTCCGCTACGACGAGTGCGCCGCGATGCTGATGTGGCCGGACGGGGCCCGGCGCCTGATCGGCACCGACGGCATCGTCGTACACCTGGAGCCGACCCTGTGGCGCCTGAGCGGGCCCGGCCTGGGCGTGCTCGACCAGGCGGTGCACCCGTCGCGGCACATCCCGATGCCCGCCCGCGACCCCGACTCGATCCCCCAGCCGGGCCCGGGGGTCGACGCGTCCGGCAGGCGGAAGGACCCGTCGGCGGTCACCTCCGGCCGCAACGTGACCGAGATCGCCGGGATGGTCGTGCTCGGGCTGCTGTCTGCCTGCTGCGCGTTCCTCGTGCTGGCGTTCACGCTCTACCTGACCGACACCACCGAGCAGGTGGAGGCGGCGGACTGGCAGGCGCTGGCCTGCTTCGGCGTGGGCACGGCACTGTTCGCGGTGCCGCTGTTCCTGATCGTGCGGATGCGCCGCAGGCGCCGCTGA
- a CDS encoding Rieske (2Fe-2S) protein has translation MAQAETTRRVLLAGVCGAGLGAVGAACGGAAGPPEAGASTPAAVKAPPTAPVTLGPVTDVPLDSGKVYDIEQVVVTQPQQGVYKAFTSICTHKQCQVGSVSQNQIICPCHGSRYSAEDGSVLNGPATQPLAAKNIAVESGQVVLKP, from the coding sequence ATGGCGCAGGCGGAGACGACGCGGCGGGTGCTGCTGGCGGGGGTGTGCGGCGCGGGTCTGGGCGCCGTCGGCGCCGCGTGCGGCGGGGCGGCCGGGCCGCCGGAGGCGGGGGCCTCGACCCCGGCTGCGGTGAAGGCGCCGCCGACCGCGCCGGTGACCCTCGGGCCGGTGACCGACGTGCCGCTGGACAGCGGCAAGGTGTACGACATCGAGCAGGTCGTCGTCACCCAGCCGCAGCAGGGCGTGTACAAGGCGTTCACCTCGATCTGCACGCACAAGCAGTGCCAGGTGGGATCGGTGTCGCAGAACCAGATCATCTGCCCGTGCCACGGCAGCCGCTACTCCGCCGAGGACGGCAGCGTGCTCAACGGCCCGGCGACGCAGCCGCTCGCGGCCAAGAACATAGCGGTGGAAAGCGGCCAGGTCGTGCTGAAGCCCTGA